Genomic DNA from Prunus persica cultivar Lovell chromosome G1, Prunus_persica_NCBIv2, whole genome shotgun sequence:
CGGAGAATGAAATAAAGTTATGAGAATACAAATGGATAGGAATAGGCAAGCAGCAATGAAACTATTATTGCTATAAATTGAAGCAACGGTAGCAACCCCTTAGAGGATAAACTGCATCTTAAAAACGAGAAGAACAACATTCGCACACGAAAGATACGGAACTGATCCTTGCTACTGTATATATGCAGGGTTGTTGTCTACTCATTCGCAGCAAAAGAATTGCGATTCTTCTTAAACATACGCANNNNNNNNNNNNNNNNNNNNNNNNNNNNNNNNNNNNNNNNNNNNNNNNNNNNNNNNNNNNNNNNNNNNNNNNNNNNNNNNNNNNNNNNNNNNNNNNNNNNAGGTGATGGCGGCACTAGATCATGTTTAGAGTGATCAGGTGGGGAAGCATGGTAAAGtactggtggtggtggggaagAAGAGGAGTTGTAGTGCGTGGGCAGCGGCGGCGGAGGTGGTCTTAGATGAGTAGTTGGTGACACATTTTGGGTAGGTGGGGGTGGTGGTGTCAAAGTCCAATGATGATGACTACTAGATGGAGGGGGTGAAGGTGGAAGATGCGTCCTGGGTGAAACTCTTTGAGTAGGTGGCGGAGGCTTTGTAGGGGAATGggaattggaattggaaggAGGAGGTGCTCTATTAGGCACTAGAGgcggagaagaagaagaagaagggtttgatggtggtggaggaTGTGATCTAGTGGAAGGTGATGACTCTGAAGTCGGGGGTGGGGGTGTTGAAACCCGAGGAGGCCTTCGTTGAGCAGGCGGCTTATTCCCAACCGGCACTGAGGGTGTTGAAACCCGAGGAGGCCTTCTCTTAGAACCCCCGCCGCTGCCTCCTCCGCCTCCAGGAATAGTAGTGCTGCTGCATTGGAGCTTGCGGCAGTCCACGGGACGTGCAGCTGGCGAAGCACATTCCCTTGCAGATCTCTGATCCAACTTACCACGAATGCAGTTCTTGCGACCattgatattatttttgttagcAGCACAAGCAGGAGCCTCTCCGGTGAAATAGTTGAAGGAATAGGTGAAGTTGTGCAGACGAGGTAGCTGGCAAATACTGGCTGGGATGACACCCGTGAGTCTGTTGCGGGCCACGTCCAGCTGCTCCAAGCTCTTCATGTTTTTGCCGATGGTGGAGGGAAGAGGTCCTTGAAGTCGGTTGAAGCTGACATCAAACACCGTGAGATTCGTGAGGAGGCCGATCTGGGGAGGCAAGCAGCCGGTGAGATTGTCATTCAAGAGGATGATCTCGTTGAGCGTCTTGGCCATGTTACCAATGCTACCAGGAATGCAACCCCCGAGATTGTTGTTGGCCAACACCAGAACCGAAACGGGAGAGTTGCCGAGATTGGGAGGGATGCCAAATTGGAACCTGTTGTCGTTGAGGAAAAGGGCATCCAGATCCTTGTCGAAGAGCTGGGAGGGAACGGAGCCTTCGAACTCGTTGAAGCGGAGATCCAAGTACTTGAGGGAAGGCAAGGAGAACACTACTTTGGGGAAGTCTCCGACAAAGCGGTTGTTGCTGAGGTCGAGCTCATGGAGCAGCTTCATGAGCCGCAAACTGCTAGGGACGACGCCGCAGAAGCGGTTGGAGTTGAGGTGGAAGAGCGCCAGGTCTGAGAGGAGGCCTAGCTCTGGAGGCAGATAGCCAGCAATGTCAGCATGGTTGAGGTCGATGCCGGCGACCACACGGCCATGTGCACCGGTGGACTTAGGAGCACAGAATACGCCCATGTAGGAGCACACGTCCGAGCCATTCCAGCTGGAGGTGAAGTTGAATGGGTCCGAGAAGATGGCGGCCTTCCAAGCTTGGAGGGCAATGTAGGCTTGGCGAAGCCTTGGGTTCTCAAACTTGAGGGTTGGATCTACTTTCACCACACCCAAAGATCCTTCACCACTACTAGTACTAGAAGTGGCGGCGGCTGCCCACACCAACAAAACAAGCAgcaaggaggaggaggaatgCGGAGGAGGAGGACGACGAGACATTGGTCAGATGGCGCAAATGGCAGGCAGGCAGTCAGTCACATGAGTCGTCTAAGTCTGTCTCATgagagagattttattttgatttggacTGTGTGCCATTCTCATCTCCCCATGCCCTGTTTATAGAAGTCCCTTTTTCTATTGGACTTtacattttatttgaatttcagGTTTTAGTATTTTAGTTAGGGTTTATGCCGTAGATATGCAATAATGGTTACAGTGTGAATAAGATAACAATAAATGGGGAACATTTGAAATTTATGTCATATGTTGATATGAATCATGACATGCTGGCACGTCTCACAGATTTAGAGAGATAAAAAGTTTTGAGGACACTGGGAGCATTTTTCTCCTTTCGTTTCCTCCTTCCTCCCTAGTCCCTACTGCAATGTGTAAAGCGTTGAAGAAGGTCGGTCCAGCGGAAAACAGTATTTTGATATCCTGttttacataaatttttttataggtaaattattcaaatggtccttaaatttatatttgatttacattttggtctctcaattaaattattcgttcaaatggttcatcaactctatattattcgCTCTATTGATCCTACAGTTATATTCTGTTAATATTTCCGTTAAATATAAGGGCAAATTGGTCATTATTTACCTTAAAATTAGgttaaatttaacagaaaattagacGGTATGACCACTAGAGCGAATAATATAAAGTTGATAGACcatttaaacaaataatttagttgagaaaccaaaatgtaaatcaaatataaatttaaagacCATTTGAATAATTTGCCCTTTTTCTATTTATCACATAGTCCCCCagcttttttactttttcttttgtaccGTACCCAATCAATGatgtcaactttttttttcttatagaaTTGGCCATGCATGATCTCAACTGGATTCATCAAACTTAGTGGTTCCTTTCAACTAAAGGCAACAGCATCAGACAAAAAAATAGCTAAGCAAGTATTTTAGCTTTTCTTTATGATCAGCAACAGCAAGTGTGTTTTAGGGGTCGacttaaaaaggaaaattacaaatttagtCAGAAATGCATAGAATCGTTATGTGAGAGTGATGTGGAAGAATATAAAGTTCtatattgaaattttgacTTCATAAATTACAACTTATAATAAATGATTTCACTTTTAATAACACTGAgacattttgtgataaaatctCATACACACAAACATACTTACTAGGTTTTATAGGTAGTTAAATTAAggacaatatcaatattgctAATAGTGAACCGTTAAGGGCCCGTTTGGTAAGGTTTCGGAGAATGATTTCTTAGAATATTTtcagagaatgaaaacaagaaaacgaatttgcattttcaggaAATGAAAATGCGTCTGGtagattaattagaaaacatattcaaaagacaaaaacaatgaaaacgtATATTGTAGTataatttgaaataataatatgtgagttatttttatgaaaacgtTTCCtatgagaatgaaaacaacttttttctgttttctacaAATACTCACgaacttgttttcattttatgaaaacattctcaatattttctaattttgggCCATCAAAAGTATTTTTGCCTAATTTTTAttatctaaaaataaaaacaacccCTTTACCGAATGGGCCCTAAACTTCTCTCTGAAATTTAACAAGTGAGACTAAGAAGTAATATCTATCTAGTCAACTGGGACAGAAAGGAAGGTAAAAAGGAGATCTGAACTCTCCTCCATGGAATCACAGGGCGAACTCTCGTAGAGAATTGTAccccttttttgttgtttagtTGCCATGGGGAACATGGGTCCCGCGGAAACACTGTCTGCACGATCTTTAATACCTGTTCAACTTAGAATCTTTTCCCAAACTAGAAGATTAAATTTCAAAGCGCGTAAAGGACGTGTGAGAGCATAGCATGAGAGTGATGACAGTCGCATCCGGTGCAAGAAACTATTATTTGCTCTGTGGACCATTTCTAAGGGAGTTTGCAAAGGATTTGATAGTCGCGTAAGCATTTTCCTTCTTCAAGAAAATAGGTATTTAAGTGTGCAAAATTTATTATTCCATCTAAATAGACATGTTGTCTACTTGAAAAGCGATAGGCATAATATAATGACTAAATTATAGTAATGGTCATTGAACTACAATCCAAGTTACATTTTCATCCATAATCTCTAAAAATAGTTGTTGCCGTCCTTAAATTAGATCTCATGTACTACTACTGGTCATTTCCGTCAAGTTTGTCTATATTTCTGTTTAAAATGATCATGTGTCATGCACATGATCTACTTTTTAGGGGCAAATTAGACTCTCTCATGGGGTGGTTTCTGATATGGCATCCCAACCCAATAACAAAGTGATACCTGTGTTGTGTCCACGCCATAACAACTCCCCTAAGCTGGAGTTAATGGCCTACATGCCTGCAATCTCCCTCCCCTCTCTCAAATTGAGTAGCAtacattaaaaagaaaaaatgtgaTATAAATGTGATATGTGGCAATATGAAGTATTTATGGAGGATAGTTTTGCAAGAATTTCAAAAGCAGgcatttttgaataaattagtCAAGCTAGCCAAGCCCAAATGAGTTAAAGACGAGCCAGAACTGGATAGAGTTACAACCCTACTCATTCTTGGGCAAACTTTGAAAAAGGAACTTGTTGCACTTTCCAAATTCCGACGAATTTATTTAAGTGCTGAGTGTGAGAATAGCAATATTGAATAGAGTTTAACAGAGAAAAGCAGAGATCTTAGAAGAAGAATTGATGTATTCATACTTGATTTTTCAACACAGTACAGTAATCGTTTTTATACTAGCTTGACAAAGCTTTGTGTACACGTTTCTAACCTCTTAGCCTTTCTAACTACTTTAACAGAACTCTAAAACTGCCTAACAGTCTTAACAATATTTCAACAActctcttcttcaatcttCTGACATGTGGCAGAATTAGGACCTTTGATATCTTTACATGCCCCCTCAATCTCCTGCTTGGAGGAGCCAAGCATGAGATTGGAACAATGATGCTGGAATAAAGGGATAGACAGCCCCTTAGTGAGAATGTCAGCAAATTGTTCTGCAGAAGAGACATGTTGCACAAGTAAATCACCCCGAATGACTCGTTCTCGGACAAAATGATAATCAATCTGTAGATGTTTCATTCGAGAATGAAACACTGGGTTGGAAGAGAGAGCAATAGCAGAAATATTGTCACAATGAATTAAAGGAGGAACATGTAATGGAACGTGCAGATCACAGAACAACTGTCTGATCCATGCAAGTTCAGCAGCCGTAATCGCCAAAGCCCTATACTCTGCCTCAGTGGACGAACGAGAGACAGTATGTTGCTTCTTAGAAGCCCAAGAAATAGGACTAGAGCCTAAGTAAACAATAAATCCCGAAACAGATCTGCGGTCATTAGGATCCCCAGCCCAGTCAGCATCACTATAAGCGTGCAGATGAAGAAGACCAGGCTTAAACCAAATGCCAAAATCAATGGTTCCTTTCAAATACCTCAGGATTCTCTTAACTGCCACAACATGAGATTCCATAGGattatgcataaattgacAAGCTTGATTCACTGAGAAGGCAATATCTGGCCTTGTGAAAGTGAGGTACTGCAGAGCACCAACAATGCTTCTATACTGCTCTGGATGAGAATAAGGTTTGCCATCATCTTTCAAGAGTCTGTGATAAGGAAGACAAGGAGTAGGACACGGTTTTGAATCCTGCAAATCAACCTTGCCAAGCAGTTCCTTGATATACTTAGTTTGAGACACAAACAAGCCAGCAGACTGATATGAAATTTGTAGCCCCAGAAAATAAGTCAATTGGCCTAAATCCTTCATATCAAACTCCTGAGTTAAAGCACTAATTACAGATGCAATAAGAGATGAATTACTGCCAGTAAGAatgatatcatcaacatagagaAGCAAAACCACAGTACCAAGTGACGAATGGTGAATAAAGAGAGATGGATCCGCAGTTGAAGCTTGAAAACCCAAGCTTGGTAAGAAGCTAGTAAATCTTTCATTCCAGGCACGAGGAGCCTGTTTTAAACCATACAAGGACTTCTTGAGTCtgcaaacaaaatcagaagaaTAAAGCTTACTCTCAAAGCCTTGAGGTTGTGTCATATAAACCTCCTCTTGAAGAACACCATGCAAGAACGCATTTTTAACATCAAGTTGCCGTAAGGACCACTGAAACTGAGCGGCCAGAGCCAGAACTAATCGAACAGTGGTTGGTTTAACTACCGGACTGAAGGTTTCATAATAATCAATACCCTCCTCTTGACTAAATCCCTTAGCAACCAAGCGAGCCTTATGCCTAGCAATAGAACCATCTGCATTCTTCTTGATCCTATAAACCCATTTACGGCCAACAAGATTCTTATGAGCTGGGAGAGGAACCAAATCCCAAGTACCTTGAGCATGAAGAGCCTCAATTTCCTCCCGCATGGCAGATTGCCATTCCGGTGATTGAGAAGCAGCCTTGAAAGAACTAGGCTCAATGGTAGAGAAATCAGTAGAAGTAGAAGCAGAAAAAGCCTTCCTCTTGGAGATGCCATTTTTAGACCGTGTTGTCATAGGATGCAGATTTATAGATGGTAGAGGCAAGACAACACGAAGACTTTCAGGTTGAAAATCAAGATCCACAGGGAGAGGAGACTGTGTAGCTGAATGTGTAGCAGAAGGGGAAGTAGTCAAAGGTTCATTGGCTTCAAAGGTGGAAGGAGAAGGTGAGGCAATGGAAAGAGAAGGGAGAGGTGATAAGACAGTATTAGTGAATGAAATggatggaggaggagaagaggaaGGGAGATACGGAGATGAAGAGATACTTACTGGATGGACAGATGTGAATGGAAACATAGTTTCATCAAATAGGACATGTCTAGTGACAAATAGTCTATTGGTaaggagagaaaaacaaatatagcCTTTATATTGTCCTGCATAGCCTAGAAAGACACAAGTGGAAGTTTTTGGCTGAAGTTTGTTTGTATTATAAGGCTTGAGCAAAGGAAAGCAAGCACAGCCAAATACCTTTAGATGAGTAATGGCTGGGGCAGATCCAAACAATAAGAAATAAGGAGATTTTAAATGAAGAGTTTTACAAGGCATCCTATTGATCAAGTAGACTGAAGTAGCACAAGCATGAAACCAAATTTTTGGTGGTAAATGAGCAGTTTGCAATAAAGTGATAGCAGTCTCTAAGATGTGTCGGTGTTTTCTCTCGGCTAAGCCATTTTGTTCAAGTGTATAGGGACATGATTTATGATGAATGATACCTCtagcaagaagaaaatgttgaaatttatGACTAAGATACTCACCACCTCCATCACTTTGAAAAACTTTAAGAGAAGCAGAGAACTGAGTGACTAAGTAAGcatgaaaatgaacaaaaatagaGTAAACTTCTGCTTTATTGATCATCGGAAAGAGCCAAGTAAATCGAGTACACTCATCTACAAAGCTAACATATTATTTGAACCCCTCAACAGATATTGTTGGAGAAGGACCCCACACATCACTATGAATCACCTCTAAAGGTTTAACAGATTTTACTGCTGGATAATGAAAAGGAAGTTTAGCTAGTTTGCCTTCTAAACAATGATGACAGACAGATTGAACTTTGtctgaagaaaaaggaacctgTGTTTGATCTAAAAGAGCAGTAGTAATGATATTGGAGGGATGACCAAATCGCTTGTGCCACAGACTAGTGTTTACTGGATGTCCAAGAAAGCAGAAATGTTGTTTGAGGAGAGAAGCAGCTGGAGTAGGATGAGGTtgtgaaggaaagaaaggaattGAATATAGGCCAGCTCTACACAGCCCCTTGAGAAGAACACTCCCCATGAGTTTGTCCTGAATCCAAAAGCCAAATGCATCACATATAAATCTGCAGTTATTATCTTTACATAACCGATGCACAGAAAGCAAATGCTGAGATATCTTTGGCACATGCAAAACTTTCGATAATTGGAAAGAACACTGAGGAGtattcaaagaagaagagccAACACTAGAAATACTCAAACCTGAACCCCCCGCAGTGGTGATAGTCTCATTTCCTAAGAAAGGGGTAGCAAGACTGAGTTGAGACAAATCAGACGTCATATGGGCTGTTGCTCCAGTATCAGCTACCCAAAATTGCTCAGCTGATGAGGAAGGAGAACAGTTGGCATGCATTGCAGTAAGATTGGATGAAGGAGGTTTGCCTTGATAGGAAAAATTGCCTCTGTGGTAACACTGAATAGCTGTGTGGCCATACTTCCAGCAAATTTGGCATTGAACAGAGGAACTAGGACTTGTGAATTGCTGATGTCGTTGATAACAATCAGCAGCAAGATGACCTTTCTTGTTGCATATTTGACAAGTTGGAATATCAGTACCCGAACCAAGGATGCCAGGGCCAGAATTAGGTGGAGCTTGATACGGTCTTGGACTAGAAGAAAACTGATGCCGAGGTCTGCCTCTTCCTCGATAAAAGGAACCTCTATTAGGGCCAGATTGGAAACCACCATTATGTGAAAAAGAGCCACCATTAGAGCTAGAGTGGACACCTCCATTGAGACCACCATGAACACCACCATTGTGGCTAGATGAAATAGAAGATGGGACAGACGGGGAAGTGTCAGCAAGAACAAGAGATGTTCCTTGGAATGATTGATTGTTCGCCATCATTGCAGAGGCAAAAGGAGTGGCAGAGCAAGTATGTTCAAGAATGGCCTCTTCAGCAAGCAACTGAGATCTAAAATCTTTAAGAGAGAGCACATTTTCCTTGCCTCGAACCATACACCGAAATGTATTATATTCTGGGGGAAGACCATTAAGAGCCAAGAtgacaatatcatcatcatcaaaagaAACCCCAGCAGCAGCAAGATGATCTCTAGCATCCTTTATCTTGTGCAAGTATTGAAAGACTGGGTCAGCACCGTTCTTGATATTCTGAAGCTCACTTTTCATCTGAAAAATCCTAGCTTTGGTAACCATAGAAAATTTGTCCTTCAACTGAACCCACATATCATGAGAACTAGTACACCCAATGACATATGAGATTGCAGCAGAAGAAAGGGTGGCAATTAGCAATTGCATCAAGGCACGATCATGCATCTTCCACACTACATAAGCATCAGTTTCCACACCTTCAACAGCAGAATCTTCATCAAAACGAGGAGGACACAGCCGTGAACCATCAACAAACCCCAATAAGCCATGACCTTCAAGAAGAAGCTGCATCTGAAAATTCCAAGTGAGATAATTTGCATCATCAAGCTTAACTGTCACAGAAGTAGAGACAGTGGGAATTAAGGTAGTAATCGGAGATTGAACAATCTGTAGTTGAGTAGCAATCACCATGATGAGTATTCAGGAAGATAATAggtttgagaagaaaagaaatgggcAATAGAACAAGCAGAAGTTTCTGTGAGGTAAAAGAACAAACAGGTGGTAGGCAGAGCAAAGACTACGAAAGGGAATAGTGGGGTTGAAGAGGGAAAGAAGCTCGATGAatgaacaaagaagaagagaagagaggataGAGACAGAAGAACAGAAATTGCAGCAAAGAATAGGAATGCGGAAGCTTAGGATCGTACTATGGCGATGATACCATGTGAGAATAGCAATATTGAATAGAGTTTAATAGAGAAAAGCAGAGATCTTAGAAGAAGAATTGATGTATTCATACTTGATTTTTCAACACAGTACAGTAATCGTTTTTATACTAGCTTGACAAAGCTTTGTGTACACGTTTCTAACCTCTTAGCCTTTCTAACTACTTTAACAGAACTCTAAAACTGCCTAACAGTCTTAACAATATTTCAACAActctcttcttcaatcttCTGACATGTGGCAGAATTAGGACCTTTGATATCTTTACACTGAGATTGCTTTTTGTACCAATCTGATACCAATCTCCTCCGTCCTCAGCTCATTCTTCGCATGGCATTGCTACAATTCCTAGGCGATGTCATTCTCTAATTCATGAGCCTCATTTACATTGCACAATGTACATTTACACGAACAGAAGATTCCAAATAAATTTCCCAACCCGTTCAAAACGCTCGGCTGTGGCATGTGGCCACAGcggaaagggaaagaaaagatGCCCATGTGCGTACTCGAAAGCAAAGTGGAAGtgcttataagttataacacGTATGGGGGCAAAGAACAAAACAACTCATTCAGAGAGCTGGCCATTTGAAGAACATTTATGGCAATTATGTTGTGAACTAAATCCAAAGACTTACAAAATCATGTTGTACACTaataaatccaaaatttaCACACCATTACACGAGTATTACAATCTTTGCTAGTTATAGAGATATGAGGCATAAAACGCTTTATAAGAAGCTTGTCAAGAACATTTAACAGGAACAGTGTAGAGCATAAGGTAGATGCAGAAGTCTTTACAAATATTGCAAAATATGATTGGAATGTTCGGCCGCACAATTGGAGGTAGCCCCTCTTTCCTTAACGTCTCCAAACTCTGGCTGGGTTCCAACTCGAGATTTGAGTCACCATTTTGCGTTTCGCAAGCATATAGTGCTTGGGCCACCTAGCAAATTGCATGAGTAAGCGTTGTGCTTGTACTGCTCATTACCACAACTTACAACTCAACCAGTGCATCTGGCGGTTCATCTTCGGGAATCTGGGGAGaaagacaagaaaaagaaatgtatACCATGTTCATATCATGGTTTGGAATAAGCAGTCATTTACAGTTGTAAACATACCTAATTACAATTGCAATTGGGGAACCTGAGGATATTTTTGCACTCACTATTGCAATTACGGTGATATAACCATTATTTCGTacatttttattatctttctCTTAGATTCTTGCTATGTTCTTAAGTGAGTTTAGTCCATTTTTACTTAGTTTTGTGTTTTACTAGGTTTGAAGAATAAAGATGAAAAAGCAAGCAAAAGGAGCAATTTTGGGATTGAAATATAGTGTGAAATTCTAGGAGCAAAATGTGCTGTGCAGAACAGTCAACTTGACAGAATATATTGTACTTCCTCAGAGCGAACCAGATGTTGAGCCTTATATTGTTGGAAAGATGTGGATGTTAGCTTTCTGTAGAATTTTACAGTTCGTGATTCGGACATGTGTGGAGAGAGTTGTGGCCGTTTTAGTACAAACAGTTCGGGCAGAATGTGTTCAGCGGGTTTTGCAAAATAATCCTTTTGAAGTCCAATCCTTGGAGTCCAATTTATGTCAATTGCATTTGGAAAGTGTCTACAAGGATGCAAGGTTATTTTCTAAGGTCTGATCCTATATTTAGTAGGATTTTGGATGCCAACTCATCAAAGACAATTGAAGCCAAACTAGGAAAGCATAGTTACCAAGTCAAAAGATGATTTGTTCCCTATTTAAATAAGACCAGAAAATAGGGTTCTCTTATGCTGGAATTTGAAGGAGTCAAAGAGCCGCTGCCATCGTTAAGTTCTCGAGCATCGTCACAATCcataagttttattttatgttttttagtttttcaattatgttttctttgaaCACGAGtaactaaattattctctaGGGCGAGGATGATGCCCGAGCATAGATAGTTATgatttttaatgttatttaaTGGATTCTAAGTTTCTTTTAGATGAATGTTTAATCACTATTTTAATTGTTGCTATTTGTTTAAGTTCTTGGATTGATCACCTTAGGGCTTTGCATCTAGTAAATTGGAAGATGAATTTGTGGCATAACTCGCAATATAATTCAAttagcttcttgtgattaagtGTGGTGAATTACATTATTGCTTGACGAAGAATAATGGTTTGCTTGGTTCTCTCGTTTTCTAGAATGTAATGAATTCAACTTGTTAAATTTATGCCTTAACTAGGATAGATTGTAGGATTGGATATATGATCTTTGTCTGAACTAGAAAAGAATCTTACACTTATGGAAAACTATGGTCCGAGTGCCTGAAAAGGACTTAGATACGGGAATTATCATCTAAACAATCGAAAGAATCTGTTGAATGCATTGAAATCTAACTTGGATTGCTTGTGGTTGATTCCGAAACTCTAGACCTTCATCATTCTTTTTCAATCTTTAAAAGTCAAcgttttaattcttaattgccttaattaatttcttgttcGTTTCATAAACTTTCACAACAATCTCTACAAATTTACTTGCGtatcaattaaatttaatttaggtATTCAAATATTACATTAATTTGGAATCCTCGTGGGAACGATACTTGGACTTATCAAACGCTATACTACATCAATCTTGTGCACTTGCAAGGACAGACCATATGGCAATCCTATTACCtgtatattattttgtttcgGCACAAATAGGGCCCAAAACAAAGGATTACACCAGGTTATTCCTGGGCCTAGCTAGCCCATAGCAATCCCCAGTCAATAGGCTTCCTAATAGGAGGACACTACCCACATACGTTCTGTTTTTAATCTTAAGAAACCAAGAATTTCGATTATATTTCTCAACATGAAAATTACGAATTTTATCCAATCATCAGAAGCCTCTGCTTTGGAATTACATTATATACTAACCAATGTCGCATCATATGAAGAGAGGGGTAAGGAAGAAGACAGCtgataaaaaaactaaacataCTAAATGTGCAGATACTCTAATATTTCAAATCACGtctctaatttttattttttaagtcatGCATCTAAAGCACAGGAAGAAGTAAGCTTCTTACCTCTCCAGGACTCCATGTCTTTTTCAACCAAATACTCGTCTCCCCAGAAATCTTCTCCCTTTGCATGTTAGTTCTGTAGGATTGACAAAATGGCTGAAGATGAATATAACTAAGTACATACAGAAATGGAGACTAGTAAGAGATGAAAGAAGGGACAGAGGAACAGACACCCAAAAAACAGAGGggtaaaatttgaaagaagagaaacaaaTATGTCCcatgataaaagaaaaacctaaACAAGAGGACTTATATTCTACTTATACAGGCCGGTTCAAGTGCGGACTCTGCATTCAAACATTTACTGGGATGCAATGGAGCCCCAACAATGTGATC
This window encodes:
- the LOC18791959 gene encoding leucine-rich repeat extensin-like protein 2, producing the protein MSRRPPPPHSSSSLLLVLLVWAAAATSSTSSGEGSLGVVKVDPTLKFENPRLRQAYIALQAWKAAIFSDPFNFTSSWNGSDVCSYMGVFCAPKSTGAHGRVVAGIDLNHADIAGYLPPELGLLSDLALFHLNSNRFCGVVPSSLRLMKLLHELDLSNNRFVGDFPKVVFSLPSLKYLDLRFNEFEGSVPSQLFDKDLDALFLNDNRFQFGIPPNLGNSPVSVLVLANNNLGGCIPGSIGNMAKTLNEIILLNDNLTGCLPPQIGLLTNLTVFDVSFNRLQGPLPSTIGKNMKSLEQLDVARNRLTGVIPASICQLPRLHNFTYSFNYFTGEAPACAANKNNINGRKNCIRGKLDQRSARECASPAARPVDCRKLQCSSTTIPGGGGGSGGGSKRRPPRVSTPSVPVGNKPPAQRRPPRVSTPPPPTSESSPSTRSHPPPPSNPSSSSSPPLVPNRAPPPSNSNSHSPTKPPPPTQRVSPRTHLPPSPPPSSSHHHWTLTPPPPPTQNVSPTTHLRPPPPPLPTHYNSSSSPPPPVLYHASPPDHSKHDLVPPSP
- the LOC109946448 gene encoding uncharacterized protein LOC109946448 — encoded protein: MVIATQLQIVQSPITTLIPTVSTSVTVKLDDANYLTWNFQMQLLLEGHGLLGFVDGSRLCPPRFDEDSAVEGVETDAYVVWKMHDRALMQLLIATLSSAAISYVIGCTSSHDMWVQLKDKFSMVTKARIFQMKSELQNIKNGADPVFQYLHKIKDARDHLAAAGVSFDDDDIVILALNGLPPEYNTFRCMVRGKENVLSLKDFRSQLLAEEAILEHTCSATPFASAMMANNQSFQGTSLVLADTSPSVPSSISSSHNGGVHGGLNGGVHSSSNGGSFSHNGGFQSGPNRGSFYRGRGRPRHQFSSSPRPYQAPPNSGPGILGSGTDIPTCQICNKKGHLAADCYQRHQQFTSPSSSVQCQICWKYGHTAIQCYHRGNFSYQGKPPSSNLTAMHANCSPSSSAEQFWVADTGATAHMTSDLSQLSLATPFLGNETITTAGGSGQTHGECSSQGAV